From the genome of Nitrosomonas sp., one region includes:
- the radA gene encoding DNA repair protein RadA encodes MAKQKSVYVCTECGGQILKWQGQCPHCQSWNTLIETVAEKQVARFSPISETGQVQNLSDVEAQEEQRYSTGIAELNRVLGGGLVRGGVVLLGGDPGIGKSTLLLQALAHMSGQHRVLYISGEESAQQVALRARRLALNVQAVQLFAEIQLEKIQTVLNEYKPNVAVIDSIQTIYSDVLQSAPGSVAQVRECAAQLTRLAKASGTSVILVGHVTKEGALAGPRVLEHMVDTVLYFEGDMHSSFRLVRAFKNRFGAVNELGVFAMSDKGLREVKNPSALFLSHHDSQVAGSCIMVTQEGTRPLLVEIQALVDEARAPHPRRLCVGLEQNRLAMLLAVLHRHAGIPCFDQDVFVNAVGGVKITEPGADLAILLAVVSSLKNKPLAEKMVVIGEVGLAGEVRPVQRGQERLKEAAKLGFTRAIIPLANQPRQPVSGMDITAVGRIADAVAHMYG; translated from the coding sequence ATGGCAAAACAGAAATCGGTATATGTTTGTACGGAATGTGGCGGCCAGATATTAAAATGGCAGGGACAGTGTCCGCACTGCCAATCCTGGAATACGCTTATTGAAACGGTAGCCGAGAAACAGGTTGCGCGGTTTAGCCCGATATCCGAAACAGGGCAGGTGCAGAACCTGAGTGATGTCGAAGCACAGGAAGAACAACGTTATTCGACTGGCATTGCAGAGCTTAACAGGGTGCTTGGCGGCGGCCTGGTGCGCGGTGGGGTTGTGCTGCTGGGTGGCGATCCGGGAATTGGCAAATCTACTTTATTGCTGCAAGCTTTAGCGCATATGTCGGGGCAGCACCGGGTGCTTTATATCAGTGGTGAAGAGTCGGCGCAACAGGTGGCGCTGCGTGCACGGCGTCTTGCGTTGAATGTACAGGCTGTGCAGCTTTTTGCGGAAATACAGCTGGAAAAAATCCAGACAGTATTGAATGAATATAAACCTAATGTGGCGGTTATCGATTCCATCCAGACGATTTATTCAGATGTGCTGCAATCTGCGCCGGGTTCGGTGGCGCAGGTGCGCGAGTGTGCTGCCCAGTTGACAAGACTGGCTAAAGCCAGCGGCACTTCAGTTATTCTGGTTGGTCATGTCACCAAGGAAGGTGCATTGGCCGGGCCACGTGTATTGGAGCATATGGTCGATACGGTTTTGTATTTTGAAGGCGACATGCATTCGAGTTTCCGTTTGGTCCGGGCTTTCAAGAATCGTTTTGGTGCGGTTAATGAACTCGGTGTATTTGCCATGAGTGACAAAGGATTACGTGAAGTCAAGAATCCTTCGGCTTTGTTCTTGTCGCATCATGACAGTCAGGTGGCCGGTTCCTGTATTATGGTGACGCAGGAAGGTACACGTCCGTTACTCGTTGAAATTCAGGCGTTGGTGGATGAAGCGCGTGCGCCGCATCCAAGACGGCTGTGCGTCGGTCTGGAACAAAATCGGTTGGCTATGTTGCTGGCCGTCTTGCATCGTCATGCCGGTATTCCCTGTTTCGATCAGGATGTTTTTGTGAATGCAGTCGGCGGGGTGAAAATCACCGAACCCGGCGCGGATCTCGCAATCCTGCTCGCGGTTGTTTCATCCCTTAAAAACAAGCCGCTGGCGGAGAAAATGGTGGTGATCGGCGAAGTGGGTCTGGCCGGTGAAGTGCGTCCTGTGCAACGTGGGCAGGAACGCTTGAAAGAAGCGGCCAAGCTCGGTTTTACCCGTGCGATTATTCCGTTGGCTAACCAGCCCAGACAGCCTGTTTCAGGTATGGATATTACTGCCGTCGGTAGAATCGCTGATGCGGTGGCGCATATGTATGGATAA
- the rfbC gene encoding dTDP-4-dehydrorhamnose 3,5-epimerase: MKATQLSIPDVFLLQPQVFGDTRGFFFESFNQRQFDQSIGAHVTFVQGNHSRSAKNVLRGLHYQIRQPQGKLVRVVVGEVYDVAVDLRRSSPTFGQWIGEILNAENKAQLWVPAGFAHGFIVLSDYAEFLYQTTDYWAPQHERSIIWNDPTLAIDWPIGCTPMLSDKDAQGELFKLAEVYEDM; encoded by the coding sequence ATGAAAGCGACACAACTGTCAATACCCGACGTTTTCTTATTGCAACCACAGGTTTTTGGCGATACACGCGGGTTTTTTTTTGAGAGTTTCAATCAACGCCAGTTTGACCAGTCAATTGGCGCGCATGTGACATTTGTTCAGGGAAACCATTCGCGATCAGCCAAAAATGTACTGCGTGGACTGCACTACCAGATCAGGCAACCACAGGGAAAACTGGTGCGTGTTGTCGTTGGTGAAGTGTATGATGTGGCTGTTGATTTACGCCGGTCGTCGCCAACGTTCGGTCAATGGATTGGGGAAATTCTCAACGCCGAGAATAAAGCCCAACTCTGGGTGCCGGCAGGCTTTGCGCATGGGTTTATAGTGTTATCGGATTATGCAGAGTTCCTGTATCAGACAACGGATTACTGGGCGCCGCAACATGAACGCAGTATTATCTGGAATGACCCAACGTTGGCCATTGATTGGCCCATTGGCTGCACGCCAATGCTTTCAGACAAGGATGCACAAGGCGAGCTGTTCAAATTAGCCGAGGTCTATGAGGATATGTAA
- the rfbA gene encoding glucose-1-phosphate thymidylyltransferase RfbA — protein MCQRKGIILAGGSGTRLYPVTQVISKQLLPVFDKPMVYYPLSVLMLAGIRDLLIISTPMDLSHYERLLGDGHQWGLDISYAVQPSPGGLAQAFLIGESFIDNNCSALVLGDNIFYGHDLNHLLSSAMERSSGASIFAYHVQDPERYGVVEFDVAGRAVNLEEKPSQPKSNYAVTGLYFYDRQVVDYAKSIKPSHRNELEITDINRIYLEQTALHVEIMGRGYTWLDTGTHESLLEASHFVAMIEHRQGLKVACPEEIAFRQGWIDAAQLEALAVPLARNGYGQYLLQVLKHKK, from the coding sequence ATGTGTCAAAGAAAAGGTATTATCCTGGCGGGCGGATCGGGTACCCGGTTGTATCCCGTAACCCAGGTCATCTCCAAGCAGCTATTGCCTGTTTTTGATAAGCCGATGGTGTACTATCCGCTGAGCGTTTTGATGCTGGCGGGTATTCGTGATCTGCTGATAATATCGACACCGATGGATTTATCGCATTATGAACGGCTGCTGGGTGATGGACATCAGTGGGGACTTGATATTTCTTATGCCGTACAGCCGTCGCCGGGTGGGTTGGCGCAGGCTTTTCTTATCGGTGAATCTTTTATCGACAATAATTGTTCAGCACTCGTTCTGGGCGATAATATTTTTTATGGCCATGACCTAAATCATTTGCTGTCAAGTGCCATGGAGCGTTCTTCAGGTGCGAGCATTTTTGCCTATCATGTGCAGGATCCTGAACGCTATGGTGTGGTTGAGTTTGATGTTGCTGGGCGGGCCGTTAATCTGGAAGAAAAACCCTCGCAACCTAAATCTAATTATGCAGTGACCGGTTTGTATTTTTATGACCGGCAAGTAGTTGATTATGCCAAAAGTATTAAACCCTCACATCGAAATGAACTGGAAATTACCGATATTAACCGGATTTATTTGGAGCAGACGGCGCTTCATGTCGAAATAATGGGGCGTGGTTATACCTGGTTGGATACCGGTACGCATGAATCGCTGCTGGAGGCGAGTCACTTTGTGGCAATGATCGAGCACCGGCAAGGACTCAAGGTTGCTTGTCCGGAGGAAATCGCATTCAGGCAAGGCTGGATTGATGCCGCGCAGCTTGAAGCGTTGGCGGTGCCTTTGGCTAGGAACGGTTATGGGCAATACTTGTTACAGGTATTGAAACACAAAAAATGA